In a single window of the Nitrospirota bacterium genome:
- a CDS encoding SDR family oxidoreductase, with protein sequence MKDLRDAVALVTGAGSGIGRATAVELARQGCRVALNDLRAESLGHVEEEIRALSLGRNPLAVSADVSDRSAADEMCEKVMREGGRVDILVNNAGVGLVGRMEETSIEDWEWIMGINLWAHIHTVRKLLPPMLERGSGHLVHVSSGAGLVAAGPLLAYAVTKFAVVGLAEALAAQVRSAGIGVTVVCPYAVKTSIIDSLHSARPSSKEIDDFAHRAVENGIPPEEVARKIVRAIRRNRFMVYTHPWFRFAVWTKALWPQLSIRINARLTDRLYPRR encoded by the coding sequence ATGAAGGACCTTCGCGACGCCGTGGCGCTTGTCACCGGGGCGGGGAGTGGAATCGGGAGGGCGACGGCTGTCGAACTGGCCCGGCAGGGATGCCGCGTGGCGCTGAACGATCTGCGAGCGGAATCGCTCGGTCACGTCGAGGAGGAGATCCGGGCGCTTTCCCTCGGTCGAAACCCTCTGGCCGTTTCCGCGGACGTTTCGGACCGCAGCGCGGCCGACGAAATGTGCGAGAAAGTGATGAGGGAAGGCGGACGCGTGGACATCCTGGTCAACAACGCCGGCGTGGGTCTGGTGGGCCGCATGGAGGAAACCTCGATAGAGGACTGGGAGTGGATCATGGGAATCAACTTGTGGGCGCATATCCACACCGTTCGCAAGTTGTTGCCGCCCATGCTCGAAAGGGGGAGTGGACACTTGGTCCATGTCTCCTCCGGTGCGGGGCTCGTGGCCGCGGGACCCTTGCTTGCCTATGCCGTGACCAAATTTGCGGTGGTGGGACTCGCCGAAGCGTTGGCCGCGCAGGTGCGCTCAGCGGGGATCGGGGTGACTGTGGTGTGCCCGTACGCGGTGAAAACCTCGATCATCGACTCGCTCCATTCGGCAAGGCCCTCATCAAAGGAAATCGACGATTTTGCCCACCGCGCGGTGGAGAACGGAATCCCACCGGAAGAGGTCGCCCGCAAGATTGTGCGCGCCATCCGCCGGAACCGCTTCATGGTGTATACGCACCCGTGGTTTCGATTCGCCGTATGGACCAAAGCCCTATGGCCTCAGTTATCGATTCGAATCAATGCCCGCCTGACCGACCGCCTGTATCCCCGGCGATAG